AGATAGATCAGCTAGAGGAACCATTGCAGAGAAGTGACATTCGGGGCAGAGATTCGAATGACGTGAAAAAGTAAGTCACGGGGATATTTGCAGAAGAGCTCTCAGGACAGAGAACAAGTGGAAAAATCCCAAGCCTGCTCCAAACCCTTCATGGGTAGGAGCTGAGTCACAGGAGATGGGCTTGAGATGTGCAGAGGCTGCTGTACAGTCAGGGCGTGGTGGGCTTTGGTCCGTCAGAGACGGCTTCCTGGTGGAGGGAAGGCAGAGTCATGAACAGAACGTTGCAGaagctggaggaagaggcagcacCAGCTACTGTCccttttttctgcttctcttaACTGTAAAACTTTCTGAAAATGCAGTCTGTCTTCACTGTTCCTTAGCCCTTCCTTCTCATTGCTCTCGAATCTGGTCCACTCTGGCCTTCATCCTCACCACTGCTTTAGGCTGCCTGTGTCAACAAAACGTGGTATGTGCACAgcagaataaaaaggaattaaatcctgtcatttgcagcaacatgaatgagcctggaatacatgctaggtgaaataagtcaCGCAAAGAAAGGTAAACACtgcctgttctcactcatatgtgggagctaaaaacaaaaatagtaagtTTGACGTTTGAAAAGTTGAGAGTAGGACAATGgatactagaggctgggaagggaaaggACGAGGGAAGAGTGAGAAGTTGGGTAATGAATGCACAGTATACAGCTGGACAGGAAAAAtgagttctagtggtgtacagcagtgctaggcatctaaagttaacaatcatttattgtatgtcctcaaatggctagaagagaggagtttaaatactctcatcacaaagaaatgataaatttttatgatgatgaatttgctaactaccctggtTTGATCACTACACTTTGTATACatctattgaaatataactctgtgccccataaatatgtacaatcgacccttttcaattaaaaaataaatttaaaaaaattttaaaaggtctcCCATGGCCTCCACATTGCCCAATCCAATGGGCATTCTtagtcaactttttaaaaaatacttaactgATAATTAAAGATTGTATATATCCAACATGTATAATGTGATATTTGATATAGATACACATTGTGTAATAATTACCACAATCAACTTAAATAACACAGCCATCACCACCCATGCTGTGCCATAGTTTGTTAGTCTTATAACTGGACGTCTGTATCCTTTGATCACTGTCTCATTTCCCCACCCCTCAGTCCCTGGTAGCTGCTGtttcactctctgcctctgtagGCTCAACTTCTTCGGATTCCAGATATTTTTACAGCATCTGCTCCGATTGTTCACCCTCCTCCTTGACAATGTTTCCACCGGTCTTCTAAGATACCCCCGTCTCCTGCTGTTTGTCTTAACTTGCGGCCTGCTCCCTCTcggtttttctgttttcttgaattGTTCCTTCACATCTCCCTGACCACTTATCATTCAAGTGATTCTGGGGATAGTCCTTGAGCCTCTTCTCTTTTCTAGCCATAGTCATTCCCTTGATGATTTCATCCTGGCTCATGACTTCAAATGCCATTCATATGCTGATCATTTCCAAATTCACAGCATGAACCTCTTTCTGAATGCAGGACTGGTATGTCCAACTGCTTACTTGACACCTCCACTTCGATGTCTAATGGGCATCGCCAAATCACCATGTCACAAAGCTCACTGTGATCTTTCCCATAAAGATATCCCCCCCACACTTACAGTTGCTCCCACTTACACTTTATATCTAATCTGCCAGTAAATCTTATTGGTTCTATTGTTAAAGCATATCTATAGTCTGTCCACTTCTCTCTGCCTCTACTGCTACCACCCTACATAGTCCCATGCCATTGCCAAATTCCTGCCATCGCCTCTTACAGTCCTGTTTGTTTCTACCCCTCCCATACGGAGAGATCCTTTTGAAACAGTCAGATGAtgtcacttctctgtgccttctcATCTCATCCACTGTAAAACTCAAACTTGCCACATGACtcttccccactgcccacccccacccactcctTCAGCCTCATCTCTTACaactctcccccactcccacatccacaGCCACATCAGCCTCCTTGCTAGTTCCGGGACATCCCTGCCTCAGGGATGTTTCCCCTGCCATCACCTCATCCCCCACGTGTCCTCATGCTGACCTCCTTTTCTTCAGGTTCTTGCTGTGAGATCTTTCCTGATTaccctatttaaaataaatgacactCTCCTCCCCCAGCACTCCATAAACCCCTCTCTCACCATATTTCTCTACATAAGATTTCTTGACATTAAACATGCTTTATAGCTCAGGCATGTGTTTATTTCGCACTGTCTGCCTACCATGCTGGAATACAAGCTTCAGAGGGGCAGGGATTTTGCCTGTGTTGTTTGATGCTGTAACCCTAGAACACAGGCCCACAGAAAGTTCTCAATAATTAGTGGTGGAAGGGATAAACAATCCATAGGGCAGAAGGTGGGAAAGGCGTTTCCAGCAGAGGATGAACAACGGCACAGAGGTGAGGAGCAGTGAAGGCAGGAGAGCTAGGAGCCAGCCCAGACCCGCCCTGCCTCCCACGTTCCTCTCTTGAGATTCTATGTTGTCCTATGTGGTCATTTGTAAAGCGAGGGTTGAACTCAGTGACTGTGAAGTCCCCTCCAGCACTAGCTCAGTCCTCAGACTTGGACCCTAAGCAGGGTGGAGAGGTGGTTATGGGGGGCCTGGTCTTGAGGCTCCTGGCAGAAGTGCTGCAGGGAGAGTTGGCAGAGAGGGAAGGGTGAGGCTGGAGCTGAGCAAGCCGGCACTTGCCTGGGAGAGAAACGTCTCCCCCCAGCGCACACTGACCTCTTGCTCCCattcctgcccaccccaccccaagcaGGCCTTCTAGTAAAACCTGAAAGGCAGGAAAATAACTTCTCAGCTGCTCCAGCAATTCCAGATTGCCAGTCTTCTGGCTTGCAGCTCCACAGTCTTCTTCTAAGGCAGCCCTGGGCTCTTGCTGGGGACACACCAGGATCCCAGTATCCATCACACTTGATGGGCATCTCTGCCTTCAGCAGTGGAGAGGAGGTGGCATGGGAGCAGAGAGACCAAGCTTGATCCACTTGCTAACTGGGGGACAACTGGCCAGTTACAgcactgctctgagcctcagctccCCATGAGATACTGAATAAGGGTTTGATCACCACTGTCTGGTAACTACAGGCTTGGGAAGGTTGGTTTCCATTGCACTCTCCCTAGGGAGACTTTCCCAGCCCTGGTCTGTGCATATCTGCATCCAGGCAGGTCCAGTCAGTTGAGTGCTTACCCAGTGTGGTGTTGGATTGCACCATCTCTCAGTTTCACCTCTCTCCATCAGACCAGGAGTTCTCTGGGAGCAGAAGCTGCTCCCCAACTCTAAAACTTGCTGGGGTAAGTTCTTGAGTTGCATCTCCCTGTCAGACTGGGAGGATAGGCTGGGCCCACACTCTCAAACTGGCCCTGACTCTCAGCACTGCGGCCGGGTGTGATGGGAGCTAGAGTTTTAGAGAGGAAGACACAGGTGCTATTTTCTGCTCTGGATGAGACCAACTCGTCTGGAGGCCTGGAGCAGCCAGCAGCTTCACAGCAATCAGgccacacacacagagaacagaCGAGCTTGGAAAGGAGTCATGCAGGGGCTGGTTCACAGGGGGCTCACCAGGACTCAAGCGAGGCAGGGAAATGTGGCAACTGATTGCTCTTTCTTGGTGAAAGAGTCTCCTCCAAGATGAACTATTTCGTCCAgatcccccaccacacacacgaGCGCACACACACTCCACATGAGTCTGAGTGGCCTCTGCAACCACTTTCAGGAATAATGTTCAGAGCAATTACGCCTCTCGGAAGTCAGATGATGCAGGATCGGGTGTCCCCCACCACTCCCTAATTagcaggggaggaagaagggggtaGGGAGTGGTAAACCAGGAGCCTGGACCAAGTCCCAGGAACATCCCTGCTTCCGTTTACTTGTCCAAAAATTGGAGACACTTCTGACAGAGGCCGCATGGCTGGACCCTGTGAtcacctcttctctttcctctgaaATGCCCTTCACTCATTCCCCACACCCAAGGGTGCTGCCGGTCTTTCTGTCTGCTCTCTACCAGGCTgtgccctcccaccccaccttcctCTCCTTGCACACATCCCTGTTATGCCTCGTGGTTCTTCACTATCATTCTCCACTCCCCACAGTTGGCCCATCTCTGCCTCAGTGTGCTGTGACTGTCTGCACACCCCTCACTGTAGTATGTGAATTCCTTCCTTTTCCATGTCTGTCTCTCTTTTGCCCACATAGGGCCCTGGCCTCCATGTGCCATCTTGcacattttaatttctccttgagCCCACCTCAGGGTCAATCCTCCCAGGGCCTCAGAGAGCACAGAGGGGACTCTCAACACAGAGTCTCATACACTGAGCTGAATCATCATCCAAGGCCATGCAGCAGGCAGATGAGAAGGAGCAGCAGGTCACCTGGTTCTGTCTCCATTCTACTTTCACACACTGCAACTTTGGTGTTTCAAGTTTTTCATGGACAAAATagcaaaatgagaaagaaaatgctgATGATCTTTGAAGACCTTGCATCCTTAAAACTCTGACTTTAGGAAGGTAACACACTGCATTCCATCAGCAAATATTTGCCATGACTCCCAACAGTAAAACAGCTGGTTTCCTGAATATAATCTATGTGCTAAGCACATGTATCACCTCATCAAATCCTCACAGACACCTAAGGAGGTACTtgtatgtccattttacagacaaagaaccTGAGGGACACAGAGGTGAAGTGTCTTGTCCAGATAGTAAGATGTGCaggtgggattcaaactcaggcctACCCAACTGCAAAGCCAGTGCCTGTCCAACACCAAAACCAGCCAAGACATGGAGCTATCTATTTCCAGAACCAATGAGGGTCATCCCAAGGGCATTTTGGAATGAGAGACTGTACTGGAGACTGAAAGTGAGAACCAGCAACCAACAGGCCCAGAAGGGGAAGCCAAAGGAAGATGTAAGAGAGGCAAACAGGTCACATCACACAGATCCACCAACAAAcccagagagaaagaagcagcccctttggccttttttttttttttttttggtctcatcTCTCTTCCTTGCCTTATTCTCTCCTGGAGCAGCAAACAAGCACAACATGCAAGTGAGGAGCCAAGGTCAGGTTCAGAAGGCAGTGGAGGAAGACTGTGAGGATCCCAGGTGTATGGGGAGGTGACCAGAGCAGGCTGAAGACTGAGCGATGCCCTAAGAGACAGTGCCCTGGAGAGAGGAAAGACCGAGGGCAGGGAGAGTGAGCTAGTGGCTTCAGACTGTGGGGGCACTGCCATGCTGGGAAAAGACTAAGCACAGCTACCCAAGATGAGAACGTGAGCTCTCCCCACCCAGGTCACCCTCCCAGGATCATCTTCCATCACCCCATACCAGCAACTTGTTAACAGCTGTCTTCAACACCCTTCCCCCCAGGGCAGTGAAGTGTCATGATCATTCCCTTCTGCCCCCCATGACCAAGCAATAGTTCAAATAGGCTGCCTCACATGGGAGAGAAATAACCAGGGCCTCCCTGGGCTGGGGCAGAGCTGAGGTCAAGGCCTCTCCATGTGTCATGGGATATGAGCTCATCCCTATTACACATGGGCGGGGGCTGGACAGTTACCAGTACTCATCATGTGGACTCCAGAGCCTGTGAGATCATTCACACAGGCACTGAGAGAATCTGCCCCATATACATGCATGTCTGTCCCACACAGGGGGCAATCTGAGGGCAGAGTACGGGGCCTCCAAGCTCTAGAAGGTGGGGGCTTCTCCAACCCATCCCCTATACATGCACACACTCCCTCAACTCCAtcctctgccctcctccccacaccctAGCTTTGCCCAGTGGTCAAAGGCTCAGGCACGTCTTCTCAAAGCTCTCATTATGCTGTGAATCAGAGGGCGGGAGGCAGATCTGGCAGATACGAGCCCCTGGAAACTCATAAGACTGGTGTGACTTCCTTGAACTGGGTCTGCTGTCCTGGGACTGATTATCACGGCTGGGGAGGGACAGATTCTCCCCAGGTGAGGTCAGCAGCCGGGTGTAGGGCATGATGCCCATGTGGGGATGCTGCTTAGCTCTCTGTggctggggcgggggagggagaggagctcTCCCAGACCCAAAAAAGGGCACAGTCACTGCTCTATGAGGTGGACAGTGTGAGGTCCTGGGTGGACTCAGGGAACAGAGAGGGTGTGAGGAGAAGGCAGCATTCCAGAGGCCAGAGGCTTCTTGTGAGTCCTCCAACTGTCTTTCCAGACTGAGCCCCAGGAGCATGGCAAAGTTAGCACTATAAGTAGATCTCTTTGGGGGCTAAAAGGAAGGTAGGTGCCTCTCAGGAAAATGCAGGGAGTCAGGACACTTCTCAAACTCAGCCCCAGAAATGAGTATTTTCTTCATATgttgtaatatttcttttttggttagaTTGTAAAGAAAAGAGTTTAAATGGTGTCCATAAAATTAGCTATTAATCAAcgattaaataaatggaaagtcacaattcagttttgtttttatacacacacacacttttacaTGCACACATAAACATTCATTAacccttaaatgtttggtagtttTTATCTCCAAGTGGTAACATTCACTGTTCATTCACCCcttcaactaatatttatagaAGGTTCATTACATGTGGTGGTTTTGATAGATCCTGGGGACATAGTGGAAAACATACCAGGCACACCCTTATCCTCACAGAGCTTATCTTTCCAGTGGGAGGGATAGGCAATACACAAGtgaacaaatacaaataaaataactcTAGCTTATGATAAGTGGAATGAAGCTAACCAGAATATATTCCCTTTGACAGGGTAGTCAGAGAAGGTTCTCTGGCAGACCCCAACCTAACATTTATGCTGAAGCTGAAAGGCACAGAACAGCCAGGGACCTGGGAAGGAGCCTGTTtgcagagagagagcaggtgcCTACCCCAAGGTGGGAGCTTTGACCTTGTCTTGGAACTGAGGACCCTCAGTGAGGTAGGAGTACACCTGTCAGGGAGAGATTGACAAGAGCTGAACCCTAGAGAAAGGTCAGTTAACCCAGGGCCTTTTAAACCATTGCAGTGAGTGTGGATTTTATTCCAAGTACACAGGATCACCATCAGCACTGGACAGGGACACACTGAAATCCTCACTCTGAAAGATTGCTTAAGCTATTTTTAGAGAATAGTTTAGAGAAGGCAATGGATGATTTGGTTCTGATCTTTATACTTTcatgcattttcaaaataattttagaaagtgTTTTTTAATCTTCATAGAAAGGAATGCTTCCTTTATGTGTTGCGTATACTCTATGCTGTTTCTTTGACTAGAGTGGCTCATGCTTTGGAGTTTTTGTCAGCTTGGCATTGTTGGGAACCTCTATTACTACTGCCTTAGCCATGAGGGCTGGGCAGCCCCTGGCACACAGGAGACCCCTAGAAGCCTTTGACTTGACTCTACTTGACTTCAAGTCCGATCTCCCTCAAGACAGAGTTCATTTTCACACAGAATGGAATTAAAGATATGCTCTGAGAGAGGATGGGCTCATGGCCGAAGAGAATGCCCCAGCAGTCCCATCCCTTCATGAGAAGAGACTCTTCCCATCTTCGTGCCACATACCTGAACATCCTGGAAAGACACATAACTTTTTATTTCACACCCTTGGAAATGAATCCCTTAGCTTAGTATTGAGGAGAGACCCATTTTACAGCTGGAGagactgagattcagagaagtttGGCTGAGGTCACAAAACAGAAGAAAGCTTCTCTCACCTCCAtctcttctttcccctcccttGTACCAGGTCACATGAGCATCACAGGAGTAGCCGGGCCCTCTAGAAGCCTCTGGCCAGGCAGGAGCTGTGTATCCCTGGAAAAAGGGGCCCTGAGGGGTTTGCTGCTTAAGATGCCTGTGGTGAGtcaggaaggggctggaggaggtTGACCAACCTGAGTGGTGAAACCAGTCTATCACCTTCAATCTGGGAAGGAAGCCAGGCAGGGGAATGGTATAAAGGGTGCTCTGGCTTCTGCTCAGCTCAGCACTCCACTGGAAGCCTCCGCCTCGGTCCCTACTGTTAGTCTGGTAAGTGTCAGCTGGCAGATCTAGGATTGGGACTGGCAGCCTCCAACAGGCCAGGGCATGGCCCAGGTGGCCAGCCTGGGTAGGTGTGGGTATTACTGTGGGGCTGGACTCAGCTGGACCTGTCCTTCTGGGGGGCTCATGTCACTGCACTGAGGGAAATGTGCCCCGGCATAAAGACACAGAACAGAGAGTAGTTCTCTCATGGCCCATCTTTTCTTGGGACTGTATTTTAAgatttgtgtgtgagagagagaaccAAGGTAGGGAGGCAGGGGGAGTAGCAGTCAATTTCTTTCCTGAAACTCTGATTTGGGGTGTTCATGATTTTGCCTTCTTTATGGGGCAGAGGTTCTAGGAAATGCtgtaactcttggcttggtgcaAAAAGTGGGGATTGCAGAATGAAGAAAGCATTCTATTCGGGGAAACCCAGGCAGAGTAGGGGTAAGAAAACCCAACTTAGAACTGTAAGACTTGAAAGAACAAGCTCCAATTCTCAGCAATCTTCCAGCTccacctgtcccccaccccaggcaCTGGGACTGCAGGTAATGCTTagtcaggagagaaagaaaggtcaGGAGAGAAAGGACCTCTGGAGTTGAATAGGCCAACCTGctaattttacagagaagaaatctgaggcccagagaagctaaTTGACTTTCCCAGAAACACATTGTATTTCAGTGGCAGATTTAGCCCCAGAATATATCATGTGACTCCAGTCCGGGGTTTGTGCCATGATGTCTCAGATCCTCTCCAGCACAGTCTATTGGCTTTTCAGGACTCAGGAGGCCTGTAGGAGACCTTTTTTCTTCTAGGGCCTTACCTCTTGCTGTGACATAATCTCAGAAAtcatttctcctccttggttagtGGAAGTCAGAGAAAAGGTCAGAGACAAGGGCTAGAGAGAAGCAAAAGGTTGAATGGCACCCAGTCCATCCTTGCAGAACAGTTCTGGAGACAGATCTCTTTGTGGCTTTGCCTGGGAATGAAGCAGCGCCAAGGAGGGTCTTTCCCCGCCCTCCCCGTTCCCACTCATTACTCTCTGTTGCTTCTGGGGAATGTCAGCCCAGGGAGGGTGGGAGAATGTCCCATCCAAGGGAAGAGGGTGGGAGAGTTCCTCACCCAAGAGGATGCTGAAAAACCAGGTACTGCTGCAGATTTCCGAGGATTTGTCTACTTCCTTTGCCTTCAGCCTGCCCCTGTGACCCCTCCTGTTTTTCAGGTTGACCCAAAACAGCTTCCAAGATGTCCGAGCAATACACACTGCCAGTgacccttcctcctgccctcGGTCAGGAGCTTTTCAAGACTGTTTCTCTTCCAGCCAGTACCCAGGTGGAGCAAATGAAGCAGCCAACCCCACTGCCTGCCCTGTGCCAGAAGGTACCCTCCGAGCTCCCAGTGGAGGTCCCCTCAAAGCATGGAGAGCAGCACACAACTGTGAAGGGGGTACCTGAGCAAGAGtgtgagaagcagcagcagcaacaggagCCACAGGAGCAGGAGCTGCATCtggaacagcagcagcaggaggagtcACAGGAGCAGGAACTGCATCtggaacagcagcagcaggagtcaCAGGAGCAGGAACCACATCTGGAACAGCAACAGAAGCAGGAGTCTCAGGAGCAGGAATTGCATCtggaacagcagcagcaggaggagtcACAGGAGCAGGAACTGCATCTGGAATGGAAGCAGCAGCAGGAGTCACAGGAACAGGAATCTCATctggaacagcagcagcagcaggagtcaCAGGAGCAGGAACTGCATctggaacagcagcagcagcaggaatcACAGGAACAGGAACTGCATCTGGAATGGAAGCAGCAGCAGGAGTCACAGGAGCAAgaactgcagcagcagcagcagcaacagggaCAGCATGGGGAACATCAGGAAGCAGAAAACCTGGAGCAACAACTTGAGCAGGAGAAAGCACAAAGGGATCAGCAGCTGAAGGAGCAGTTGGAAAAAGAGAAGAAGCCCTTGGACCAGCATCTAGATCAAGAGCTCGCAAAGAGAGATGAGCAactgggaaagaaagaagagcagcTTCTGGAGCCATCCGAGCAGCAGGAAGGACAGCTGGAGCAGCCTGTATTTGTCTCAACTCCTGGCCAGAACGAAGAGATCCAGCCAGTTCAGTGCCCCCCTGAAATCTTGCTCCCCGCTGAGCAGCAGAACCTGAAGCAGGAGGTACAGTAGCCAGTCGAACATAAGTAACCACTCCCATGTCCCAGAGGCCCTCAGACCATCCCACACAGCAAGAAAGAGCCACCAGCCCACTTACCTCAGGGGGTGGCCCATCTCTGTGAATCTACCTGTCCCTGCCCCTCTGCATGTCTCTTCATCAGGGttggaggtggaggggaggaagTTAATGCCCAGCACCCACCCCCAGTGAGCCCAATCCCAACCTCAGATGATCGGAGCCTCTGCCTGAGGGACTGTTGTTTCTAGAGTAACTCTGACAGCACCTTCAGTGATATGGCTAAATCTGTGAGTGTGTACAATAATACATAATAAATCCTGGAAGTACGGGGATCCTgtattctctctgtcttttcctcctccatctctcaccacataaaaatgtatgtatggGTTAATGGTTCCAGTTGACTCTGTTAGCCAATTCTTCAAGGAGAACAGACATCTGAACCCTTCTTTAATTCTGCACTGCAAATCACTCAATATATTCAGCAGcttctgaaaaagaaacaaactccaaactaaaccaaaatgaaaacaactttACTTATGCACCTAAGAGTAACACTTGCCTGTCATGAAGAGGGGATAAGTTATTCCAGTTGGGGAGAAGAGGATCTACCCATCTCCATCCAACACCGCCTCTCACTGCCCACACAGACATCAATCCTAGCCCATGGCCAAGCTCAGCCCTGCACTTGACTCAGCTCCTCCCATGGAGGAGGGGACTGGGAAGGCAACAAGGTTTAGAGGCTCCatctgggttatttttttttaaaaaagtaataaaactgtctttattcttaGACAATGTGATCATgtgtgtagaaaataaaataaatcttcaaaaaGTAATTCAGCCTATTAAGTGACTTTAACGAGTTCACAGAGAACAATGTCAGTGTTCATacatcaattgtatttttatacattatcAAGAACAATCaaaagatcaaataaaaataccatatacATTGCTTTTAAGAACACGAAGTGCCTAgggatgaaaatagaaaatacttgCAAGATTTATATGCTGATaactgaaaaatattaatgagagaaatgaaagaagaaattaaatccCACTAAAACTTTCCGTCAATGAAATCTCACTCAAAATTTCAATagacatttttatagaaattgacaagtttatttaaaaatgtgtattaaaaatgaagaactaGAATAGATCTTTACCTTTCAATATATCCCATTTCATTAATGAGAAACATAattagggagagagagaaaaagggagggagggagagaaaggcagaAACAAAGGGAGAACCATCATGTGTTCATGAAAGATTcctttcataaggttgagtaggTACCACAAATAatttgtgaataaatgaataaattcaggACTAGAAAACCTCTTAATGACATAATTGGAGATTATTACATTGAAACTGTGATTTTAATATAGAAAAGACATTTGAATGACTTGCAGCAAAATCAATCCCAATCCCCTCCTTGCCCTTGACACTTTTATAGGTTTAGGAGATATCCTATATCAGggtgaaaaaaattgacaatTCAGATTACATCAGTGAAAATATGCTACTGTGGTTATTGACTTTATTTACAGTTCTTGGCTAAAAAGTGAGCAAGTACAGATAGAGTCAAGGATAGGTTGTCTTTTCGGATATGGACTAAGAACAATTCACACATCTGTGTGTTTACAGTGCCAAGCTAAATACTACAGCTCATGCTCACTTCCCTGGAAACAACCCCAGGCTTTCCTCCCTgggttttctctatataaaatgTTCTCATGATATCTAAGAATCTCACAGACTGCCTGCTTGGCTGAGGAAGACTTAGAAAAAGCAATGGAAGCAGAACTAGGCAAGGTGGGTTGAGGAGTCACTCCCTGGGACTGATCTCTGAAGGGAAAGTGACAGTGTCATTAAAGGAAGTGAAGGTTGAGTCAGCAGGAAAAGTGGAAGCCAAAAATGCTGACTCAGCTGGAGAAATGCTGACTCATCTGGAGAAATACAGATCCACAGTCACCGCAGCAGCTCTCCTCACCCTGCACCCTGGCTCCCTGATGTTTACGTAGGCTTTGCTGTCATCCATCACATCAGGACTTGGGGCTGTCTCCTTCCTGGGACAAGTCCTGCCCTTAACTCTTAAAATTGCTTGCCTTCAACTATTTAACCTCTCAAGCTATCCAAAGCTATTTTACCACAGCATGAGGATATATCAGGAGCATTCCTACTGAGGCACTCAAACTCGATAGATCTGAAGGGCACTTAGCGTTTCTTACTCCCCACCGAGCCCCAGCAGCACTCACCACATTTCCTCCTTAGGTATTCTCTCTCCTGAGTAATGATACTGCATTTGCAATCATCATTCttcattcttcctcttcttc
The sequence above is drawn from the Cynocephalus volans isolate mCynVol1 chromosome 8, mCynVol1.pri, whole genome shotgun sequence genome and encodes:
- the IVL gene encoding involucrin, giving the protein MSEQYTLPVTLPPALGQELFKTVSLPASTQVEQMKQPTPLPALCQKVPSELPVEVPSKHGEQHTTVKGVPEQECEKQQQQQEPQEQELHLEQQQQEESQEQELHLEQQQQESQEQEPHLEQQQKQESQEQELHLEQQQQEESQEQELHLEWKQQQESQEQESHLEQQQQQESQEQELHLEQQQQQESQEQELHLEWKQQQESQEQELQQQQQQQGQHGEHQEAENLEQQLEQEKAQRDQQLKEQLEKEKKPLDQHLDQELAKRDEQLGKKEEQLLEPSEQQEGQLEQPVFVSTPGQNEEIQPVQCPPEILLPAEQQNLKQEVQ